One part of the Streptomyces sp. NBC_00286 genome encodes these proteins:
- a CDS encoding beta-galactosidase, which produces MISTLLSQLHGPDGDSTPRLVFGADYNPEQWPREVWDEDVRLMREAGVNLVSVGIFSWARIQPAQDEWDFGWLDEIMDLLHAGGIGVDLATATASPPPWLTTAHPEILPVTASGETVWPGARQHWRPTSPVFRQYALHLVRKMAERYTGHPALVAWHISNELGCHNIYDYSDDAAAAFRDWLRARYTTLEALNHAWGTAFWSQRYSDWEQILPPRLTGSHPNPTQQLDFKRFSSDALKEYLRAERDVLREITPDVPITTNFMVMNGTKGMNYADWAPEIDFVSNDHYVHPGPQDRDELSFSANLTGGIAGGQPWFLMEHSTSAVNWQPVNVAKRPGDLARDSLLHVAHGADAVCYFQWRQSAAGAEKYHSAMVPHAGEDSDLFRAVVALGDTLKTLAPVAGSEREPAPVGIVFDWESWWASEQDSHPTSLLDYRQEALDWYSALLALGIRADLVTTRTDLDRYRVLITPVLHVVPAELAKELTRYVESGGHLVTTYFSGIVDENDHIWLGGYPGALRELLGIRIEEFGPLLDGETVELDAPGGLDGAVTGSLWTDRITVTNPEAEALARYRTGTYADRPAVTRRATGPGSAAYVSTRLGVEGLTALLPRLLAPAGVESELPAAARGLVEQTVRRSADGRFVFLVNRTDSVVPLTDLDGEVLVGSTDADGSLVLEPRDVAVLRQPAT; this is translated from the coding sequence ATGATCTCCACCCTCCTGTCCCAGCTGCACGGGCCGGACGGTGACTCCACCCCACGCCTCGTGTTCGGCGCCGACTACAACCCCGAGCAGTGGCCGCGCGAGGTGTGGGACGAGGACGTACGGCTGATGCGTGAGGCCGGCGTCAACCTGGTCTCCGTGGGGATCTTCTCCTGGGCCCGCATCCAGCCGGCCCAGGACGAGTGGGACTTCGGGTGGCTCGACGAGATCATGGATCTGTTGCACGCGGGCGGCATCGGGGTCGACCTCGCCACCGCCACCGCGTCCCCGCCGCCCTGGCTCACCACGGCGCACCCGGAGATCCTTCCGGTGACCGCCTCCGGTGAGACGGTGTGGCCGGGGGCGCGGCAGCACTGGCGGCCCACCTCGCCGGTGTTCCGTCAGTACGCGCTCCACCTGGTGCGGAAGATGGCCGAGCGCTACACCGGCCATCCCGCCCTGGTGGCCTGGCACATCTCCAACGAGCTGGGCTGCCACAACATCTACGACTACTCCGACGACGCGGCCGCCGCCTTCCGTGACTGGCTGCGCGCCCGCTATACGACCCTGGAGGCGCTCAACCACGCCTGGGGAACGGCCTTCTGGTCACAGCGCTACAGCGACTGGGAGCAGATCCTGCCGCCCCGGTTGACCGGCTCCCACCCGAACCCCACCCAGCAACTGGACTTCAAGCGGTTCTCCTCCGACGCGCTGAAGGAGTATCTGCGCGCGGAACGGGACGTACTGCGGGAGATAACCCCCGACGTGCCCATCACCACCAACTTCATGGTGATGAACGGCACCAAGGGCATGAACTACGCCGACTGGGCCCCCGAGATCGACTTCGTCTCCAACGACCACTACGTCCACCCCGGCCCCCAGGACCGCGACGAGCTGTCCTTCTCCGCCAACCTGACCGGCGGCATCGCGGGCGGACAGCCCTGGTTCCTGATGGAGCACTCCACCAGCGCCGTCAACTGGCAGCCCGTCAACGTGGCCAAGCGGCCCGGTGACCTGGCCCGTGACTCGCTGCTGCATGTCGCGCACGGCGCCGACGCCGTCTGCTACTTCCAGTGGCGGCAGTCCGCGGCCGGCGCCGAGAAGTACCACTCGGCGATGGTGCCGCACGCCGGGGAGGACAGCGACCTGTTCCGCGCGGTGGTGGCCCTCGGCGACACCCTCAAGACCCTGGCCCCGGTCGCCGGCAGCGAGCGCGAGCCCGCCCCCGTGGGCATCGTCTTCGACTGGGAATCCTGGTGGGCGAGCGAGCAGGACTCGCACCCCACCTCCCTGCTCGACTACCGCCAGGAAGCGCTCGACTGGTACTCCGCGCTCCTCGCCCTCGGCATCCGCGCCGACCTCGTCACCACCCGCACCGACCTCGACCGCTACCGGGTCCTGATCACGCCCGTCCTGCACGTCGTCCCTGCCGAACTCGCCAAGGAGCTCACGCGGTACGTCGAGAGCGGCGGCCACCTGGTCACCACGTACTTCTCCGGCATCGTCGACGAGAACGACCACATCTGGCTCGGCGGCTACCCGGGCGCCCTGCGCGAGCTGCTCGGCATCCGCATCGAGGAGTTCGGGCCGCTGCTCGACGGCGAGACCGTGGAGCTGGACGCCCCGGGCGGCCTTGACGGCGCCGTTACGGGCTCGCTGTGGACCGACCGGATCACCGTCACCAACCCGGAGGCGGAGGCACTGGCCCGCTACCGCACCGGTACGTACGCTGACCGCCCCGCCGTCACGCGCCGTGCCACCGGCCCGGGTTCGGCCGCGTACGTCTCCACCCGGCTCGGTGTCGAAGGGCTCACCGCCCTGCTGCCACGGCTGCTCGCCCCGGCCGGCGTCGAGAGCGAACTGCCCGCCGCCGCACGCGGGTTGGTGGAGCAGACCGTACGTCGCTCAGCCGACGGCCGCTTCGTGTTCCTGGTCAACCGGACCGACTCCGTGGTGCCGCTGACCGATCTCGACGGAGAGGTCCTGGTCGGCAGCACCGACGCCGACGGCAGTCTCGTACTGGAACCCAGGGACGTCGCAGTGCTGCGACAGCCCGCCACCTGA
- a CDS encoding RICIN domain-containing protein, which produces MARRTRSRRLLGAAGLTALATGAALVSAPSSTAQVAAADTPSVTVRPDPSYKHDKFEGWGTSLVWFANATGDYPPAVREKLAKLLFDDSGLALNIARYNIGGGNAPDVKDYLRAGGAVEGWWKAPAGTTREDTDWWSAEDKNDWNPKADATQRWWVDRIKKDITHWETFSNSPPWFMTESGYVSGGFDSKTDQLKPESVEDFAKYLVGATERLEKAHKIDVDTLDPFNEPNTDYWGTKLGPDGEPVGGRQEGAHMGPELQQKVLRALAPVLKKSRTDAEISAMDETNPNIFTQNWLSYPQEVRDLVEQMNVHTYGTGGRTSARDLAKAEDKPLWMSEVEGDWGDGQSFTDMRPGLGLAQRMVDDLRELEPSAWVFWQPVEDYDNMKPGGESAKGGNWGSIQLPFSCTSEDTLESCPIYTNTKFDTARNFTHYIKPGDRLIQVNDTSSAAAVSKKGNGASVVHVNSTTGARSVTVDLSKFGKVSRKATVTPVVTSADNKLERHKAIKVSDRKATFTVPAQSVTSFVVKGVSGVAKDAALLQKGHTYELTGVQSGKALTVADNGTNLVIRSAATGAAAAGQEWKLRKISGSTDNRQRYVFTNPVEDKRLAVRDGAPIVEPDKGGRDKATQWIMSTTGDGTFTLVNAATGRLLEVGGQATNEGAAVTLWTPNSGSNQRWRVTDVTD; this is translated from the coding sequence ATGGCACGCCGTACCCGCAGCAGACGGCTCCTCGGAGCCGCCGGCCTCACCGCCCTGGCCACCGGGGCCGCCCTGGTCTCCGCCCCGTCGTCCACGGCACAGGTCGCGGCGGCGGACACCCCGTCCGTCACCGTCCGGCCCGACCCGTCGTACAAGCACGACAAGTTCGAGGGCTGGGGCACCAGCCTGGTGTGGTTCGCGAACGCCACCGGAGACTATCCGCCGGCGGTACGGGAGAAGCTGGCGAAGCTCCTCTTCGACGACTCCGGTCTCGCGCTGAACATCGCCCGCTACAACATCGGCGGCGGCAACGCCCCGGACGTCAAGGACTACCTGCGCGCCGGCGGCGCCGTCGAGGGCTGGTGGAAGGCCCCCGCGGGCACCACCCGCGAGGACACCGACTGGTGGAGCGCCGAGGACAAGAACGACTGGAACCCGAAGGCCGACGCCACCCAGCGCTGGTGGGTGGACCGGATCAAGAAGGACATCACCCACTGGGAGACGTTCAGCAACTCGCCGCCCTGGTTCATGACCGAGAGCGGCTACGTCTCCGGCGGCTTCGACTCCAAGACCGACCAGCTGAAGCCCGAGTCCGTCGAGGACTTCGCCAAGTACCTGGTGGGCGCCACCGAGCGCCTTGAGAAGGCCCACAAGATCGACGTCGACACCCTCGACCCGTTCAACGAGCCGAACACCGACTACTGGGGCACCAAGCTGGGACCCGACGGCGAGCCCGTAGGCGGCCGTCAGGAAGGCGCCCACATGGGCCCCGAACTCCAGCAGAAGGTGCTCCGCGCGCTGGCCCCGGTGCTGAAGAAGTCCCGTACCGACGCCGAGATTTCGGCGATGGACGAGACCAACCCGAACATCTTCACGCAGAACTGGCTCAGCTACCCGCAGGAGGTGCGTGACCTCGTCGAGCAGATGAACGTCCACACCTACGGCACCGGCGGCCGCACCAGCGCGCGCGACCTCGCCAAGGCCGAGGACAAGCCACTGTGGATGAGCGAGGTCGAGGGCGACTGGGGCGACGGCCAGAGCTTCACGGACATGCGGCCTGGCCTGGGCCTCGCCCAGCGCATGGTCGACGATCTGCGCGAACTGGAGCCCAGCGCCTGGGTGTTCTGGCAGCCGGTCGAGGACTACGACAACATGAAGCCCGGCGGCGAGTCCGCGAAGGGCGGCAACTGGGGCTCCATCCAGCTCCCGTTCAGCTGCACCTCCGAGGACACCCTCGAGTCGTGCCCGATCTACACCAACACGAAGTTCGACACCGCCCGGAACTTCACGCACTACATCAAGCCCGGTGACCGGCTGATCCAGGTGAACGACACCTCCAGCGCCGCCGCCGTCTCCAAGAAGGGCAACGGGGCGAGCGTCGTCCACGTCAACAGCACCACCGGCGCCCGTTCGGTCACCGTCGACCTGTCCAAGTTCGGCAAGGTCAGCCGCAAGGCCACCGTCACCCCCGTGGTGACCAGCGCCGACAACAAGCTCGAGCGGCACAAGGCCATCAAGGTCAGCGACCGCAAGGCCACCTTCACCGTGCCCGCCCAGTCGGTGACCTCCTTCGTCGTCAAGGGCGTGTCCGGCGTCGCCAAGGACGCCGCGCTGCTCCAGAAGGGCCACACCTACGAGCTGACCGGCGTCCAGAGCGGCAAGGCACTGACCGTCGCCGACAACGGCACCAACCTGGTCATCAGGTCGGCCGCCACGGGTGCCGCCGCTGCCGGCCAGGAGTGGAAGCTGCGGAAGATCAGCGGTAGCACGGACAACCGGCAGCGGTACGTGTTCACCAACCCGGTGGAGGACAAGCGCCTCGCCGTCCGTGACGGCGCCCCGATCGTGGAGCCCGACAAGGGCGGACGCGACAAGGCCACCCAGTGGATCATGTCCACGACCGGTGACGGCACCTTCACCCTCGTCAACGCCGCCACCGGCCGCCTCCTGGAGGTCGGCGGTCAGGCCACCAACGAGGGCGCGGCCGTGACGCTGTGGACGCCCAACTCCGGCTCCAACCAGCGCTGGAGGGTCACGGACGTGACCGACTGA
- a CDS encoding MFS transporter — protein MTAMLRAAAERPVYRPSAPPTWVVVALACAGQFLVVLDVSVVNVALPSMRADLALSATGLQWVVNAYTIAFAGFMLLGGRAGDLYGRKRMFLIGLALFTLASLGGGLAQAEWQLLLARAVQGLGAAVLAPSTLTILTSAVPEGAARARAVATWTAVGAGGGAAGGLVGGLLVEGLSWRWVLLINVPVGAIVLAAALRWLPESRAGERRRLDLPGALLVTAGLATLAYGIVQTEAEGWTSVAALAPLLAGAALIWLFLLVEACTKTPLMPLKLFRIRSVSSANVAMFLCGAAMFCTWFFMTLYAQNVLGYTPLEAGLALMPSSLAVILGSKVAPRLMRLVGARHVAVFGTSVAVVGFGWQSTMSADGTYVTAILFPGILMMLGGGLAATPLGSLATSGAAPGDAGLVSGLVNTSRTMGGSLGLSVMATIAAARTGGGSSAAALTDGYALVFRTGMGVLLGGAVLMLLWLPREPSAGRAV, from the coding sequence ATGACTGCCATGCTCAGAGCCGCCGCAGAGAGACCCGTGTACCGCCCTTCCGCGCCGCCCACCTGGGTGGTGGTCGCGCTCGCCTGCGCGGGCCAGTTCCTCGTGGTGCTCGACGTTTCCGTGGTCAATGTGGCCCTGCCCTCGATGCGGGCGGATCTGGCGCTGAGCGCGACGGGCCTCCAGTGGGTCGTCAACGCGTACACGATCGCCTTCGCCGGATTCATGCTGCTGGGCGGACGGGCCGGGGACCTGTACGGGCGCAAGCGGATGTTCCTCATCGGGCTCGCCCTCTTCACGCTCGCGTCCCTCGGCGGCGGGCTCGCCCAGGCCGAGTGGCAGTTGCTGCTCGCGCGGGCCGTGCAAGGGCTGGGCGCGGCCGTACTCGCGCCCTCGACGCTGACGATTCTGACTTCGGCCGTACCGGAGGGGGCGGCCCGTGCGCGAGCCGTCGCGACCTGGACCGCCGTCGGCGCGGGCGGCGGCGCGGCGGGCGGGCTCGTCGGCGGGCTGCTGGTCGAGGGGCTGTCGTGGCGATGGGTGCTGCTGATCAACGTGCCCGTCGGCGCCATCGTTCTGGCCGCCGCCCTGCGGTGGCTCCCCGAGAGCCGGGCCGGTGAGCGGCGGCGGCTGGACCTGCCGGGGGCGCTGCTGGTGACGGCGGGCCTCGCGACCCTCGCGTACGGGATCGTGCAGACGGAGGCCGAGGGCTGGACCTCGGTCGCGGCCCTCGCCCCGCTGCTCGCCGGGGCCGCGCTGATCTGGCTCTTCCTGCTGGTCGAGGCCTGTACGAAGACGCCGCTGATGCCGCTGAAGTTGTTCCGCATACGGTCCGTGTCGTCGGCGAACGTGGCGATGTTCCTGTGCGGCGCGGCCATGTTCTGCACGTGGTTCTTCATGACGCTGTACGCCCAGAACGTGCTCGGCTATACGCCCCTGGAGGCCGGCCTTGCGCTCATGCCGAGCTCGCTCGCGGTGATCCTCGGCTCGAAGGTCGCGCCGCGACTCATGCGTCTCGTCGGGGCGCGGCATGTCGCGGTGTTCGGGACGTCGGTGGCCGTTGTCGGGTTCGGCTGGCAGTCGACGATGAGTGCGGACGGTACGTACGTCACCGCGATCCTCTTTCCCGGGATCCTGATGATGCTCGGCGGCGGACTGGCCGCCACGCCGCTCGGCTCGCTGGCCACGTCGGGGGCGGCGCCGGGGGACGCCGGGCTGGTCTCGGGGCTCGTCAACACCTCGCGCACGATGGGGGGTTCGCTCGGGCTGTCGGTGATGGCCACGATCGCGGCGGCGCGGACGGGGGGCGGTTCGTCGGCAGCCGCCCTGACGGACGGGTACGCGCTGGTCTTCCGGACGGGGATGGGGGTGCTGCTGGGCGGGGCGGTGCTGATGCTGTTGTGGCTTCCACGGGAGCCCTCCGCTGGAAGGGCGGTTTGA
- a CDS encoding response regulator transcription factor, translating to MPRDHRPTKSIRVLLAEDQGMMRGALALLLGLEDDIEVVAQVAAGDVIVDAALESRPDVALLDIELPGISGLDAAARLRQEVPDCRVLILTTFGRPGYLRRAMEAGAAGFLVKDGPVEELAASIRRVLTGETVIDPALAAAALSAGPSPLTTRECDVLKASADGSTVADIATRLHLSESTVRNYLSSAIGKTGTRNRMEAMREARQQGWL from the coding sequence ATGCCCCGGGACCACCGGCCCACCAAGTCCATCCGCGTACTGCTCGCCGAGGACCAGGGGATGATGCGGGGCGCCCTCGCTTTACTGCTCGGGCTTGAGGACGACATCGAGGTGGTCGCGCAGGTGGCGGCGGGGGACGTGATCGTGGACGCGGCGCTTGAGTCGCGGCCCGATGTCGCGTTGCTGGACATCGAGTTGCCGGGCATCAGCGGCCTCGACGCCGCCGCACGGTTGCGGCAAGAGGTCCCCGACTGCCGGGTACTGATCCTCACCACCTTCGGCCGGCCTGGGTACCTACGGCGGGCCATGGAGGCAGGCGCCGCGGGCTTCCTGGTGAAGGACGGCCCCGTGGAGGAACTGGCCGCCTCCATCCGCCGGGTACTGACCGGCGAGACGGTAATAGACCCAGCCCTGGCGGCAGCCGCACTGAGCGCCGGCCCAAGCCCGCTCACAACCCGAGAGTGCGACGTCCTGAAGGCCTCCGCAGACGGCTCAACAGTCGCCGACATAGCCACCAGACTCCACCTCTCCGAATCCACAGTCCGCAACTACCTGTCCTCCGCAATCGGCAAAACGGGCACCCGCAACCGCATGGAGGCAATGAGGGAGGCGAGACAGCAAGGCTGGCTCTAG
- a CDS encoding sensor histidine kinase translates to MSWMSRVNYWLALRHGEGCERGRAQKKTDRKKTGRPPEELGPPNGFALLPWLLMGLGAFSNLFQGKTPNPWIGGIGLVAFNSLYIALVFRAFSKEAREARSTRLMLIALGVVTCTLAIIYGGSWLLFFPLLGLATGAIVRGPWLGKVGVGLTLLAGATAAFRDGWGAVNVAYGTFLSTMVTAAILSLSEAVRELRAAREELARRAVEEERLRFSRDLHDLLGHTLSVIVVKSEAVRRLARRDLDAALVQVGDIESVGRQALTEVREAVTGYREGSLATELDRARSALQAVGIEPVVRQSGPPLSARTEALLGWVIREAVTNAVRHSGATRCEIAVEGGKERVRLRISDDGRGQSADPAGPPPPGPGIGAIGGMGGMGGMGAVGGTGLKGLTERLAAAGGSLEAGPGARGGFVVTAELPVETAELSEEGEPADVSEGARVLNLPGTAA, encoded by the coding sequence ATGTCCTGGATGAGCAGGGTCAATTACTGGCTGGCCTTGCGGCATGGCGAGGGCTGCGAGCGGGGCCGGGCCCAGAAGAAGACCGACCGGAAGAAGACCGGCCGGCCGCCGGAGGAACTCGGCCCGCCCAACGGCTTCGCCCTCCTCCCCTGGCTTCTGATGGGCCTGGGCGCCTTCTCCAACCTGTTCCAGGGCAAGACACCGAACCCCTGGATCGGCGGCATCGGCCTGGTGGCCTTCAACTCCCTCTACATCGCGCTGGTGTTCCGCGCCTTCTCGAAGGAGGCACGCGAGGCCCGCTCCACGCGCCTGATGCTGATCGCGCTGGGCGTGGTGACCTGCACGCTGGCCATCATCTACGGAGGCAGCTGGCTGCTCTTCTTCCCGCTGCTCGGCCTGGCGACGGGCGCGATCGTACGAGGCCCGTGGCTCGGCAAGGTCGGCGTCGGCCTGACCCTGCTCGCGGGGGCCACGGCCGCGTTCCGGGACGGCTGGGGCGCGGTGAACGTCGCGTACGGCACCTTCCTCTCCACGATGGTGACGGCGGCGATCCTCTCCCTCTCTGAGGCCGTACGTGAACTCCGCGCCGCCCGCGAGGAGTTGGCCCGTCGCGCCGTCGAGGAGGAACGGCTCCGCTTCTCCCGCGACCTGCACGATCTGCTCGGCCACACGCTCTCCGTGATCGTGGTGAAGTCGGAGGCGGTCCGCCGGCTGGCCCGCCGGGACCTGGACGCGGCGTTGGTCCAGGTCGGGGACATCGAGTCGGTGGGCCGGCAGGCGCTCACGGAGGTCCGCGAGGCGGTGACCGGGTATCGCGAGGGCAGTCTGGCCACCGAACTCGACCGGGCCCGCTCGGCGTTGCAGGCCGTCGGCATCGAACCGGTCGTGCGCCAGTCGGGCCCGCCCCTGTCCGCCCGGACGGAAGCGCTGCTGGGCTGGGTGATCCGTGAGGCCGTCACCAACGCCGTACGGCACAGCGGCGCGACCCGCTGCGAGATCGCGGTCGAGGGCGGCAAGGAGCGTGTCCGCCTGCGCATCTCGGACGACGGCCGCGGACAGTCCGCCGATCCTGCCGGGCCGCCTCCGCCCGGCCCCGGTATCGGCGCCATCGGTGGCATGGGTGGCATGGGTGGCATGGGTGCCGTCGGCGGCACGGGGCTCAAGGGCCTCACGGAGCGCCTCGCGGCGGCGGGCGGTTCGCTGGAGGCGGGGCCCGGTGCGAGGGGCGGGTTTGTGGTGACGGCTGAACTGCCGGTGGAAACGGCGGAGTTGAGTGAGGAGGGGGAGCCGGCTGACGTTTCGGAGGGGGCGCGCGTGCTGAATCTGCCGGGGACGGCGGCCTGA
- a CDS encoding ABC transporter permease, which produces MWEYLWLEVRRTLRDLGFVVGTVVMPVTMYLLFTNLGDGDDNGWKTASMVGMAAYGAMGSALNTGAGVAEDKSTGWLRQLRITPMTPRQVVIGRALTGAVTVLPAIVVVLAAGGLVNGVRMDLWKWAVIALLLWLGSIPFTLLGLGNGYRLTAQTTGVANMACNLVLAVVGGLWFPLELFPEWLRSLSAYLPTNRFAQLGTAVADGHAPTLGAVLVLSLWLLAFGSYAVTSYRRTARTV; this is translated from the coding sequence GTGTGGGAGTACCTGTGGCTCGAAGTGCGGCGGACGCTGCGCGACCTCGGCTTTGTGGTCGGCACGGTCGTGATGCCGGTGACGATGTACTTGCTGTTCACCAATCTCGGTGACGGCGACGACAACGGCTGGAAGACCGCCTCGATGGTCGGCATGGCCGCATACGGCGCGATGGGCTCGGCCCTGAACACCGGTGCCGGGGTCGCCGAGGACAAGTCGACCGGCTGGCTGCGGCAGTTGCGCATCACGCCGATGACTCCGCGCCAGGTCGTGATAGGCCGGGCGTTGACGGGGGCGGTGACGGTGTTGCCGGCGATCGTCGTGGTGCTGGCTGCGGGCGGGCTCGTCAACGGCGTACGGATGGATCTGTGGAAGTGGGCGGTGATCGCGCTGCTGCTGTGGCTGGGCTCGATCCCGTTCACGCTGCTCGGACTCGGCAACGGCTACCGGCTGACCGCGCAGACGACCGGGGTCGCGAACATGGCCTGCAACCTGGTGCTGGCCGTGGTCGGCGGCCTGTGGTTCCCGCTCGAACTCTTCCCGGAGTGGCTGCGCTCGCTGTCCGCGTACCTACCGACGAACCGGTTCGCGCAGCTCGGCACGGCGGTCGCCGACGGGCATGCGCCGACCCTGGGGGCGGTACTGGTCCTGAGCCTCTGGCTGCTGGCCTTCGGCTCGTACGCTGTTACTTCGTACCGCAGGACCGCGCGAACCGTCTGA
- a CDS encoding ABC transporter ATP-binding protein: MTKTTGTQQAVSFTGAVKTFGSVRAVDGIDLELARGETVALLGRNGAGKSTAISLLLGLNEPDEGVVRLFGAAPEVAVRAGRVGAMLQDGRPVPRVTVGELVGFVARTYPEPMPVAEALELAGIAELAGRRVDKLSGGQTQRVRFAVALIGNPALIVLDEPTAALDVEARYAFWDSMRAYARRGHTVLFSTHYLEEADAHADRIVVIDRGRIVADGSGEQLRRAAGGNLVAFDLAGRSTEGLTLLPGVVSVEIRGDRARLRTEDSDATVIALAGRGAIRGLEVAPASLDDAFMALTSGSSGSSSNSSVLERV; this comes from the coding sequence ATGACGAAAACGACTGGGACACAACAGGCCGTGTCCTTCACGGGGGCGGTCAAGACCTTCGGCTCGGTACGGGCCGTGGACGGGATCGATCTGGAGTTGGCGCGCGGCGAGACGGTCGCCCTGCTCGGGCGCAACGGTGCCGGCAAGTCCACCGCGATATCGCTGCTCCTCGGCCTGAACGAGCCCGACGAGGGTGTCGTACGACTCTTCGGCGCGGCGCCGGAAGTGGCCGTACGCGCGGGCCGGGTGGGCGCCATGCTGCAGGACGGGCGGCCGGTGCCGCGGGTGACGGTGGGCGAGCTGGTCGGATTCGTCGCCCGTACGTATCCGGAGCCGATGCCCGTCGCCGAGGCGCTGGAGCTCGCGGGCATCGCCGAGCTGGCCGGGCGGCGCGTCGACAAGCTCTCCGGGGGCCAGACGCAGCGGGTGCGGTTCGCGGTCGCGCTCATCGGGAACCCCGCGCTGATCGTGCTCGACGAGCCCACCGCCGCGCTGGACGTGGAGGCGCGATACGCCTTCTGGGACTCGATGAGGGCGTACGCGCGGCGCGGCCACACCGTCCTCTTCTCCACCCACTACCTGGAGGAGGCTGACGCCCACGCCGACCGGATCGTGGTCATCGACCGGGGCCGCATCGTCGCCGACGGCAGCGGTGAGCAGCTCAGGCGGGCGGCGGGCGGCAACCTGGTCGCCTTCGACCTGGCGGGCCGTTCCACGGAGGGCCTGACCCTGCTGCCCGGCGTGGTGTCGGTGGAGATACGCGGCGACCGGGCGCGGCTGCGTACGGAGGACTCGGACGCGACGGTGATCGCGCTCGCCGGGAGGGGTGCCATACGGGGCCTGGAGGTGGCGCCCGCCTCGCTGGACGACGCGTTCATGGCACTGACGTCGGGTTCGTCGGGTTCGTCGAGTAACTCGAGCGTCCTGGAGAGGGTGTGA
- a CDS encoding MaoC/PaaZ C-terminal domain-containing protein, which produces MPIDPAKALAAEPRTGEITWNHKDVQLYHLGIGAGVPATDPDELRYTLESRLHVLPSFATVAGAGSPGVIGGLSMPGIEVDLAHVLHGGQSIELHRPIPAEGKARATARIAAVYDKGKAAILVMRTEVADDEGPLWTNDAQIFVRGEGGFGGERGPSTRLEPPTGDPSREVERHVREDQALLYRLSGDWNPLHADPEFAKRAGFDRPILHGLCTYGITLKAVVDTLLGGDVARVRSYSTRFAGIVFPGETLRIRMWQQDGRVRVAVTAVERDDAPVLADTIIEHA; this is translated from the coding sequence ATGCCCATCGACCCCGCCAAGGCCCTCGCCGCCGAGCCCCGGACCGGCGAGATCACCTGGAACCACAAGGACGTCCAGCTCTACCACCTGGGCATCGGCGCGGGCGTCCCGGCGACCGACCCCGACGAGCTGCGCTACACCCTCGAGTCCAGGCTGCACGTTCTGCCGAGCTTCGCGACCGTGGCGGGCGCGGGTTCTCCGGGCGTGATCGGCGGACTGTCCATGCCGGGCATCGAGGTCGACCTCGCCCACGTACTGCACGGCGGCCAGAGCATCGAGCTGCACCGTCCGATTCCCGCCGAGGGGAAGGCGCGTGCCACCGCACGGATCGCGGCCGTGTACGACAAGGGCAAGGCCGCCATCCTCGTCATGCGCACCGAAGTCGCCGACGACGAGGGCCCGTTGTGGACGAACGACGCCCAGATCTTCGTACGCGGGGAAGGCGGCTTCGGCGGCGAACGCGGCCCCTCCACCCGCCTCGAACCACCGACCGGCGACCCGAGCAGGGAGGTCGAGCGGCACGTCCGCGAGGACCAGGCCCTGCTCTACCGCCTCTCCGGCGACTGGAACCCGCTGCACGCCGACCCGGAGTTCGCCAAGCGCGCCGGGTTCGACCGGCCGATCCTGCACGGGCTGTGCACGTACGGAATCACGCTCAAGGCGGTCGTCGACACGCTGCTCGGCGGCGATGTGGCACGGGTCCGCTCCTACAGCACGCGCTTCGCCGGGATCGTCTTCCCCGGCGAGACCCTCCGCATCCGGATGTGGCAACAGGACGGCCGGGTCCGGGTGGCGGTGACGGCAGTTGAGCGGGACGACGCGCCGGTACTGGCCGACACGATCATCGAACACGCATGA